Proteins from one Synechococcus sp. UW179A genomic window:
- a CDS encoding ATP-binding cassette domain-containing protein yields the protein MTDSRKRALQQVDHLENDLLFEVVEEADPQRDLRLIGFCLRRLEAPAQSLIAMPDADISFQLDHNDIHHRRVDAPREPWKREFPMLIVKDLANGEPLALYRERGRNWFYSAAQGKHWLVPTDIRLDRDAYEIYPSLPAKILGPLEVVKFAFSTEWNAIWALVIASAVVMTFHLSIPMFTNVLVNRILPENDSALLIEGLAIVIVVVVGVAAAQYLQTMMMLRIESVTDLRLQTAVFDRVMRLPMRFISKYTTGDLSSRVESINQLRQLLGSGVLSTLLTTVFSLGYFVLMVIYDRSLAIWAALFTVVSLTSLLYLTIRDIQLQKPLLETGAEITNFSLQSVMGLPQIRSSATEPFVLLRWLREINRYALLQLRSNFYNDAIEMFGTLVSPLASLMLFALVTHKLLATASNSAEFELILVSFISFNAAFTGFNAALSQAANLAANTLGRASVLWQRAEPVIYAEVERGYEPDAVHHDLEGHFLFRDVVYQFPGSNDPLYRNLNFEITPGQHTVITGPSGCGKTTIINMFLGFVEPQGGDLLVDGIALPQLAIRHYRRQLGVVLQTAHLNSGSIYDIVSGGLVTEEDRIWAALESAAVADDVAAMPMKLETIVMDGAGNMSGGQAQRIAIARALIHQPRVLLMDEATSALDPPSQQRINETVQSLGITRISVAHRLATIRDADRIIVLRDGVAAESGTWDELKQHGYLAEILSKGH from the coding sequence ATGACCGACTCACGCAAACGCGCTCTTCAGCAGGTCGATCACCTAGAGAACGACCTCCTCTTTGAGGTTGTGGAAGAAGCTGATCCTCAGCGTGATCTTCGACTGATCGGCTTTTGTTTGCGGCGTCTGGAAGCACCTGCGCAGTCTCTCATTGCCATGCCCGATGCTGATATCAGTTTTCAGCTCGATCACAACGATATTCATCATCGTCGAGTGGACGCACCGCGTGAGCCATGGAAACGTGAATTTCCCATGCTGATCGTGAAAGATTTGGCGAATGGTGAACCCCTGGCGTTGTATCGCGAACGTGGTCGGAACTGGTTCTATTCAGCAGCTCAGGGAAAGCACTGGCTCGTGCCGACGGATATTCGCCTCGACAGAGATGCCTACGAGATCTATCCATCACTGCCGGCCAAGATTCTTGGCCCCTTAGAGGTGGTCAAATTTGCATTCAGCACGGAGTGGAATGCCATCTGGGCTCTGGTTATTGCCTCTGCTGTAGTGATGACATTTCATCTGTCTATTCCGATGTTCACCAATGTTCTGGTGAACCGGATCCTGCCTGAAAACGATAGTGCACTACTGATTGAGGGTTTAGCAATTGTGATTGTAGTGGTGGTGGGTGTTGCTGCTGCCCAGTATTTGCAGACCATGATGATGCTGCGGATTGAAAGTGTTACGGATCTGCGATTACAGACCGCAGTCTTTGATCGCGTTATGCGTCTTCCAATGCGCTTCATTTCCAAATACACCACCGGTGATCTTTCCTCGCGTGTTGAATCGATCAATCAATTACGTCAATTACTCGGAAGTGGTGTTCTCTCGACCTTGCTCACTACAGTCTTCAGCTTGGGTTACTTCGTTCTGATGGTGATTTATGACCGCTCACTAGCCATCTGGGCTGCTTTGTTCACGGTTGTTTCTCTGACATCTCTGCTCTATCTCACAATTCGTGATATTCAATTGCAAAAACCATTGTTGGAGACTGGAGCTGAGATCACCAATTTCTCACTGCAATCTGTCATGGGACTTCCGCAAATTCGTAGTTCCGCAACAGAACCGTTTGTTCTGCTTCGCTGGCTGCGCGAGATTAATCGTTATGCGCTGTTGCAATTGCGCAGCAACTTTTATAACGATGCGATCGAAATGTTCGGGACGCTGGTGAGTCCACTGGCTTCCTTAATGCTGTTCGCACTGGTGACTCACAAACTCCTGGCAACTGCCAGCAATTCAGCCGAGTTTGAGCTGATTTTGGTGAGCTTTATTTCCTTCAACGCTGCGTTCACAGGATTCAATGCAGCCCTTTCCCAGGCAGCCAATCTTGCTGCCAATACTTTAGGACGAGCCAGCGTTCTCTGGCAGCGTGCCGAACCAGTGATCTATGCCGAAGTGGAGCGGGGCTATGAACCCGATGCTGTGCATCATGACCTGGAGGGTCATTTCCTTTTCAGAGATGTTGTTTACCAGTTTCCGGGTTCTAATGATCCGCTTTATCGCAATCTCAATTTCGAGATCACACCTGGCCAGCACACGGTGATCACAGGGCCGAGCGGCTGCGGAAAAACCACAATTATCAACATGTTCCTGGGCTTCGTTGAACCTCAGGGGGGTGATTTACTGGTCGATGGTATTGCGCTGCCTCAGCTCGCCATCCGCCATTACCGCCGTCAGCTCGGTGTTGTTCTGCAGACCGCCCATCTTAATTCCGGCTCGATCTACGACATTGTCTCTGGCGGTCTTGTGACTGAAGAAGATCGAATCTGGGCAGCGCTTGAATCTGCTGCCGTGGCTGATGACGTGGCAGCCATGCCGATGAAGCTCGAGACGATTGTGATGGATGGGGCAGGCAACATGTCCGGTGGCCAGGCACAAAGAATCGCAATCGCCAGAGCGTTGATTCACCAACCTCGAGTGCTCCTAATGGATGAAGCCACCAGTGCTCTGGATCCTCCATCACAACAGCGCATCAATGAAACGGTTCAGTCACTTGGGATTACAAGGATCAGCGTTGCGCACCGTTTGGCCACCATCCGCGATGCGGACAGGATCATTGTGCTGCGTGATGGTGTAGCCGCTGAAAGCGGAACCTGGGACGAACTTAAACAACACGGCTACCTTGCAGAAATTCTGTCTAAGGGACACTGA